The stretch of DNA cctccaCTGGAAGCAATAGCAGCAACGGGAATAGTAATTTGCCGGCGGTTTCCTTCGTTCCCCGAAATAGATCGCCGTCGCCTGCGGTGAATTCCGTCTTCTAGCTTATAGAATTAGTTCAGATCAGCTtgatttgattgtgttatgaTCTGTTATTTTCTGGGCTTGGGATTAGCTTTTGGTGACGTTTTCGTTCTTTAGGGCTAATTGGTCTCTCTTTTGTATTGCTTTGATTAGTTAGGCAGAAACTTTGCCGAACAAGTGCCATCAGTGCGTTCTGCTTCGACCGGAAGGCCGTCAATATCTGCTAGATCCACGACTCCGACTCCTAATCTAATGCCGCCTAGTAGGGTGTCGGTGAAAACTCCGGTTTCTATTCCTCCACTTGATCCTCCAACTAGGAACAGAGATAAAAGGTGATGCTTTCTCATTTTGAAGTTCTTAATGATTGTGcttcttattattatagttCTCAAATCTTGTTAGTCAATTGAACATGTGGCTTAGTTGAATATGTCAAAACCAGTTTGGTTAGTCTTTGGAGTTGGtgtataatatgtttttttttcattgactAAATATTTGACTAAAGCCTAATAATAGAGCTTGATAAAGGTTCATGAGAAATTGGAAGTGAATGGGTTCCTTGATCAAAGAGATAGTGATCCACGCTGGAATTGGTTGTGTTGCTTATATCTGATTTCggatatttaatgtttttaggttttttgcTGATGTACCATCcgtaaattcaaaagaaaagggTGATCAGCGGGAAGCTTCAGCTCTTCGTGATGAAGTATGTGATTGTTACTTTTGAACTCTTTGGGGGTATCTGGtcaatttatttacatattggAAATTATAGTCAAATCAGAATTTGTGTACCTGACAGAAGAGTTGACTTGAGGCTGATTCATTTTTAAATGCAGCTGGATATGCTACAAGAGGAGAATGAGATTGTACTGGATAAGGTTTGATCACTGTCACTGagttttatataaatgataaatctGTTAACTTCCGTTGGGCATAACATTCATACTTGATTACAGCTTCGTCGTGCTGAAGAAAAAAGGGTGGAAGCAGAAGCTAGGGCTAAGGAACTTGAGAAACAGGTTCTTGAACTAGTTGTCTTTTATAATAAGTTGTCTTGAGTATCAATTTTGTTACTGATGCCGTGTCTTGAAATTCtgagggggaaaaaaaaatactccacTTGTTTAAATCTCTTTGCATATCTTGTTGAAGCAGACTCCCACCTCGTTGTTTCTTGTGCATCCTTAGATTTGTTATTAggagaaaatataaacatgaaCCATTCTATCTAGCACACGCAGATATAAATTTTCTAGGCATCTGTACAaggtttcatttgtttttatttttggttccaAAAGGTTGCCTCTCTTGGAGAAGGAGTGTCTCTGGAGGCAAAATTGTTAAGCAGGTGGGATCCTGTgccttctttatcttctttttgatGTTCCTTTTTCCAGAATATATGGTGGTAATTTTGATCGCTCACGTTGAATTGTGTGTTTTTCTATAGGAAGGAAGCAGCATTGCGTCAAAGAGAGGTTAGTGTGAACTGGAGTGTCTTAGTGCTCAGATGTAGTTTTCTCTTAGTCGAGTTTCTTTCTCCCCCATTTTCACTTTATGCAAAACATAGAACTTAAGCTGTGCAGAAAATTTGTACCTGTTACAGGCTGCTCTAAATGCTGCTAAACAGAAAAAGAGCGGGAAGGATGAGGAAATTGTTTCCCTACGTGCAGAACTTGAGGTAAGGTACACTGATGTACTGGTTCCATGAGATGTGCCACTTTTATTGACATGAAGAAATCATGTCTTATTTTTCTGTCCTATGTTCAGAATTTGAAAGACGAAGCCACAGCTGCTGCAGAACGGCTTCAAGAAGCGGAATCCGAAGCAAAGTCTCTTCGCACAATGACTCAAAGGATGATTTTAACACAGGACGAAATGGTTTGTTGATGAAGCTTGGGTCTTATTATCTactaatcatttattttataagtttctGAATTTATGAATTGTTGAATTATCCAGGAAGAAGTAGTCTTGAAGAGATGCTGGCTTGCCCGGTATTGGGATTTGGCTGTACAACATGGTAGGTGGTTCATCCATATCTAAACAAAAGAGTTTATTTTCTGaactaaagaaaatattatcatgCTCCAATAGTAATTAAGACACATACTTGTGGTGTGGTAGTTATACATCAAGTTCACAGATATTTGCTTTTTCTATGGTGTACTTCTGTAGGCATCTGTGCGGATATAGCACCATCTAGGCATGAGCACTGGTCAGCATTGGCTCCTCTTCCATTTGAGCTCGTCACCTCTGCAGCACAGAAAGCCAAGGAGTTATCCTGGGATAAAGGCTCGTCTAATATCTGCTATAGTTTAAAATGTTAATGTCATATTGTTGCTTCCAGAATGTTTAATTACCAGCATATGAAATAACGCAGGTGGGAATGATCGGAGTAAGGTTGCTAGAGATTTGAGTGATCTAACTGGAGAAGGAAATATTGAAAGTATGCTTTCAGTTGAGATGGGATTGAGAGAGCTAGCATCATTAAAGGTATCCACGATTCTTTCTGAGTTACCTATAAGTGTTGTCACCTAGCATAGATCTCCAAGGACAACGTTTTagagtttcttctcttttataaaaTTCAGGTTGAGGATGCGGTTGTGCTTGCATTCGCCCAGCAGAGAAAACTGAGTTTGGTTCGTCAAACTGTTTCTGGTATGTATGTTTTTGCGAGCTAAATATATGCCTTTTGCTCTTTGTCGCTTCTATCCTTAGAATG from Camelina sativa cultivar DH55 chromosome 9, Cs, whole genome shotgun sequence encodes:
- the LOC104711382 gene encoding coiled-coil domain-containing protein SCD2 — its product is MDRRRAGSPVYGRQWSESSNSTEATSPAMSPAHRKQLGGVGGFSTVKRTQNVAAKAAAQRLAKVMALQNKDNGDEDDEDEDEDLSLRFASPSLKPARHAPSSLSSTGSNSSNGNSNLPAVSFVPRNRSPSPALGRNFAEQVPSVRSASTGRPSISARSTTPTPNLMPPSRVSVKTPVSIPPLDPPTRNRDKRFFADVPSVNSKEKGDQREASALRDELDMLQEENEIVLDKLRRAEEKRVEAEARAKELEKQVASLGEGVSLEAKLLSRKEAALRQREAALNAAKQKKSGKDEEIVSLRAELENLKDEATAAAERLQEAESEAKSLRTMTQRMILTQDEMEEVVLKRCWLARYWDLAVQHGICADIAPSRHEHWSALAPLPFELVTSAAQKAKELSWDKGGNDRSKVARDLSDLTGEGNIESMLSVEMGLRELASLKVEDAVVLAFAQQRKLSLVRQTVSDSKGHGESRFIDAYELGEAEQEDVAFKQAWLMYFWGRAKLHGVEEDIAEERVQLWISRSSGKSQTTSHDALDVERGLIELRKLGIEQQLWEASRREIDQLPSPTSSNHELEADS